A window from Amblyomma americanum isolate KBUSLIRL-KWMA chromosome 7, ASM5285725v1, whole genome shotgun sequence encodes these proteins:
- the LOC144097759 gene encoding cytochrome b5 reductase 4-like produces MKISRSYTPVIPALKADEDVSDGKTVHLMIKIYPEGDKLDIKDTEGDFELATLQRCRNLVLLAAGTGFTPMVRLLHRALFVSNQMNVKLMTFNKTVRDIIWKDELDQLQEDHSRLHVEHILSEPDDSWEGARGRVRSELVEPLLPEDFQQCEEEKSLLVCACGPLPFTKAALKCLEDLQCPASAVHAFLG; encoded by the exons ATGAAAATATCTCGAAGTTACACCCCTGTTATTCCTGCATTGAAGGCCGATGAAGATGTGAGCGATGGGAAGACGGTTCACCTGATGATCAAGATCTATCCAGAAG GTGACAAGTTGGACATCAAGGACACGGAAGGGGACTTTGAACTGGCAACCCTGCAGAGGTGTCGGAACCTGGTGCTCCTCGCTGCCGGGACGGGGTTCACACCGATGGTGCGACTGCTACATCGGGCGCTGTTTGTCTCTAACCAGAT GAACGTTAAACTGATGACATTTAACAAGACAGTGAGAGACATCATTTGGAAggacgaacttgaccaactgcaAGAGGACCACAGTCG GCTACACGTGGAACACATCCTGTCTGAGCCCGATGACTCCTGGGAAGGTGCTCGAGGTCGAGTGCGCAGCGAACTGGTCGAGCCCCTGCTGCCCGAAGACTTCCAGCAGTGTGAAGAAGAAAAGTCCTTGCTAGTGTGTGCATGTGGTCCGCTGCCGTTCACCAAGGCCGCGCTCAAGTGCCTGGAAGACCTGCAGTGCCCTGCtagtgccgtgcatgccttcctTGGTTGA